From a single Brassica napus cultivar Da-Ae chromosome C9, Da-Ae, whole genome shotgun sequence genomic region:
- the LOC125592539 gene encoding uncharacterized protein LOC125592539, protein MRVNQDEKEFSDWLLKVGEGHSESEQGDEDDGYHDQMVNIDPTLLKETKEESLKQVVDAAYGDTKQIEASQSSYTDKAILTPRNDTVDEINAYTISKTTGESKDYYSYDSFEVSETQSNQNDTLYAIEYLNSMKFLGLPSHKLTLKAKECLKQI, encoded by the exons ATGCGAGTCAACCAGGACGAAAAAGAGTTCTCTGATTGGCTTCTCAAAGTCGGTGAAGGTCATTCAGAATCAGAACAGGGAGACGAGGACGATGGCTACCATGACCAAATGGTAAATATCGATCCAACATTGCTCAAAGAGACTAAAGAAGAGTCACTAAAGCAAGTTGTCGATGCAGCGTATGGTGATACCAAACAAATAGAGGCCTCCCAAAGTTCCTACACCGATAAAGCTATCCTAACACCCCGAAATGATACAGTCGATGAAATCAATGCGTATACAATCTCCAAAACCACCGGAGAGTCAAAAGACTACTACAGTTACGATAGCTTTGAGGTTTCGGAAACTCAATCTAACCAAAATGATACACTATACGCCATTGAGTATCTCAACTCGATGAAGTTTCTAGGATTGCCTTCCCATAAACTCACTCTCAAA GCAAAAGAGTGCTTAAAGCAGATATAA